One stretch of Arachis hypogaea cultivar Tifrunner chromosome 20, arahy.Tifrunner.gnm2.J5K5, whole genome shotgun sequence DNA includes these proteins:
- the LOC112786342 gene encoding uncharacterized protein, producing the protein MPADTPISNDAANPNSRSANDSQSQGSSNLRGKTDLAWKYVALQTVNGKPQYQCLFCLQVFNGGGIHRMKKHLAKMESLLKDIQANKKKRKVSFGEEGGDEVEDAIDEAIQEEQEQQRTLNQQGVGGDPKKKAKVIPPMFAPRTTPGAQPSIKSALQNKEAIHEVDKRFARWLLDCKIPFNAVMSPYFQDMLDGVAGIGPGYKGPSYDKLRVHLLADLKRESQMLVDSYRSAWKETGCTLMADGWTDQRQRTLINFLVYCSKGLCFLKSVDASSMVKNASHLCTLFSEVIEWIGPNNIVHVVTDNAANYVAAGRLINRKYDNIYWSPCAAHCLNLILKDISSMAHISNLATRASKITVFVYNHTVFLSWLRERPKWREIVRPGATRFATVFITLKSIFDRKKELQQLVVDSIFTDHKLGRSATGRAVSAIILDAKFWDDCFTVCKLVSPLIYLLRVVDADDPHLWGMFMKEC; encoded by the exons ATGCCTGCCGATACTCCTATTTCGAATGATGCTGCTAATCCTAATTCCCGTAGTGCTAACGATAGTCAATCACAAGGTTCTTCGAACCTTAGGGGAAAAACAGATTTAGCTTGGAAATATGTTGCTCTACAAACAGTGAATGGAAAACCACAGTATCAATGTTTATTTTGTCTACAAGTTTTCAATGGAGGTGGAATTCACAGGATGAAGAAACATCTAGCAAAG ATGGAAAGTTTGTTGAAAGATATTCAGgccaacaaaaagaaaagaaaagtaagttTTGGTGAAGAGGGTGGTGATGAGGTAGAGGATGCAATTGATGAGGCAATCCAAGAAGAACAGGAACAGCAGCGTACCTTGAATCAGCAAGGAGTTGGAggcgatccaaagaaaaaagccaAAGTCATTCCTCCTATGTTTGCACCAAGAACAACTCCAGGAGCTCAACCAAGTATTAAGAGTGCTTTGCAAAACAAAGAGGCAATACACGAGGTTGATAAACGATTTGCTCGGTGGCTTTTGGATTGTAAAATTCCATTTAATGCTGTGATGTCGCCATATTTCCAAGATATGTTGGATGGTGTTGCTGGTATTGGACCTGGTTACAAGGGGCCTTCTTATGATAAGttaagggttcatttgttggctgATCTTAAAAGAGAAAGTCAAATGCTAGTTGATAGTTATAGGAGTGCATGGAAGGAAACTGGATGTACCCTCATGGCTGATGGTTGGACAGATCAAAGACAAAGAACGTTAATCAATTTTTTGGTGTATTGTTCTAAAGGTTTGTGCTTTCTGAAATCAGTAGATGCTTCTAGTATGGTAAAAAATGCTTCACACTTGTGTACTTTGTTTTCTGAGGTGATTGAATGGATTGGCCCAAATAATATTGTGCATGTTGTGACTGACAATGCGGCCAATTATGTTGCTGCTGGTAGGCTTATCAATAGAAAATATGATAATATCTATTGGTCACCATGTGCTGCTCATTgccttaatcttattttaaaagatataagcAGCATGGCGCATATTTCTAACCTTGCAACTCGTGCTTCAAAGATCACAGTATTTGTGTACAATCATACAGTTTTCTTATCTTGGCTAAGAGAAAGACCTAAGTGGAGAGAAATTGTACGTCCTGGTGCAACCCGGTTTGCAACTGTGTTTATTACATTGAAGAGCATCTTTGACCGTAAAAAGGAGTTGCAACAATTGGTTGTAGATTCAATTTTCACTGATCACAAATTAGGAAGGAGTGCTACTGGTAGAGCTGTGAGTGCTATTATTCTTGATGCAAAATTTTGGGACGATTGCTTTACTGTATGTAAACTTGTGAGCCCTCTGATTTACTTGCTGAGGGTTGTTGATGCTGATGACCCCCATCTTTGGGGTATGTTTATGAAGGAATGTTAA
- the LOC112786343 gene encoding uncharacterized protein, with protein sequence MFRQSKTAYQPYTDIINSRWDKHLKKDLHAAAYFLNPKFFFNENYKEAPDVMQGLLDLVTLYCKCNNLDSVQAMKEIHLYRDRKESFDRQEVIPAASELKPDEWWRLFGGSAPCLQKIAVRILSQASASSGCERNWSLFDQIHTKRRNRLEHDRLNDIVYVTYNLRLKSRKEKEKRKQKTQHDPIDYESISQVDFWVTEEVVEKEPDLPSNVDDLLREIDADLYQSGGGSSGLYAASLSSADQGGNEGEDHPTEADLQQVLADFDN encoded by the exons ATGTTTAGGCAATCCAAGACTGCATATCAGCCATACACAGATATTATCAACTCAAGATGGGACAAGCATTTGAAGAAAGATCTTCATGCGGCAGCTTACTTCCTGAATCCTAAattcttttttaatgaaaattataaAGAAGCACCTGATGTTATGCAAGGTTTGCTTGATCTTGTTACCTTGTATTGCAAGTGTAACAATTTGGATTCAGTTCAGGCAATGAAAGAAATACATTTATATAGAGATCGGAAGGAAAGTTTTGATAGACAAGAAGTTATTCCAGCTGCATCTGAACTTAAGCCTG ATGAATGGTGGAGGTTATTCGGAGGCTCTGCTCCATGTCTACAAAAGATAGCTGTTCGCATTCTTAGCCAAGCATCTGCTTCTTCTGGGTGTGAGAGAAATTGGAGCCTTTTTGACCAGAttcatacaaaaagaagaaatagattgGAGCATGATAGACTCAATGACATTGTTTATGTTACCTATAATTTGCGTCTTAAATCCAG gaaggaaaaagaaaaaagaaagcaaaagacacAACATGATCCAATTGATTATGAAAGTATCAGTCAAGTTGACTTCTGGGTGACTGAAGAGGTTGTAGAGAAAGAGCCTGATCTTCCTAGTAATGTGGATGACTTATTAC gtgaaattgatgctgatttaTATCAAAGTGGTGGTGGTAGTAGTGGTCTTTATGCTGCATCTCTTTCTTCTGCTGATCAGGGTGGGAATGAAGGTGAAGATCATCCCACCGAAGCAGATTTGCAACAAGTTCTTGCGGATTTTGATAATTGA
- the LOC112786344 gene encoding uncharacterized protein — MKYDRIKDPQEHLTAFEARMNLEGAADAVRCRAFPVTLARPAIKWFNALPNGSIAGFHDITRKFMAQFTTRIAKAKHPISLLGVTQKQDKSTRKYLDRFNDECLTIDELTDSVASLCLTNGLMNEDFRKHLTTKPV; from the coding sequence ATGAAGTACGACAGAATCAAGGATCCCCAGGAacatctaacggccttcgaggccaggatgaacctagaaggagcggCCGACGCAGTCCGATGCAGGGCCTTCCCGGTGACCCTAGCCAGGCCagcaatcaaatggttcaacgccctcccaaacggatccatAGCCGGTTTTCACGACATCACACGGaagttcatggcccagttcacgACCAGAATCGCTAAAGCTAAACACCCAATCAGCTTGCTAGGGGTGACACAAAAACAAGACAAATCCACAAGgaaatacctcgaccgcttcaatGACGAATGCCTAACGATCGACGAGCTCACGGATTCAGTCGCAAGCCTCTGCTTAACTAACGGGCTCATGAACGAAGACTTccgcaaacacctcaccaccaaacCAGTGTGA
- the LOC140183222 gene encoding uncharacterized protein produces the protein MLAWSIELSQFQIKFEPRNAIKAQAMADFIAEMTPGNPTPESWKLHVDDSSNVTSGGAGVILESQNRVVIEQSVRYEFPVSNNQAEYEALLAGLALAKDVGAKVLEVSTDSQVVSSQINGDYQTRDPLLQQYLAKVNELKEGFNHITIRHIPRERNARADLLSKLASTKSGHDNKSLIQEIVKSPSISTTANACLTLSSRGSWTYPILQYLLNGTLPEDPKEEKWTKREAANYTVVAGQLYKRGFSQPLLKYVEPGDTEYILREIHEGCCGHHIEGKTLAQKVIWAGYFWATRVPRRTTYIPPLQLGRTPQTNGQVESANKIIVKGLKKRLNEAKGLWVDELGSALWSYRTTPQTTTGETPFRLTYGVEAVIPVEIGDPSHRKTVRGNDEEAGRDLINEERSIAHVRELALKQRISLRYNHGIIKREFAPDDLVLRRNDIGAPTPGEGKLTPNWEGPYRIKATIGRGAYKLKRLNGDEIPRTWNATNLRCYYT, from the exons atgctagcatggtccatcgAGCTGTCCCAGTTCCAAATCAAGTTTGAACCCAGAAACGCAATCAAAGCACAAGccatggccgacttcatcgccgagATGACTCCGGGAAACCCCACTCCCGAGTCATGGAAGCTGCACGTCGACGACTCATCAAACGTCACCTCTGGAGGTGCAGGAGTCATACTCGAAAGCCAAAATAGGGTCGTAATCGAACAATCAGTACGATATGAATTCCCAGTCTCCAATAATcaagcagaatacgaggccctcCTGGCAGGCCTAGCCCTAGCCAAGGACGTCGGAGCAAAAGTCCTGGAAGTAAGCACCGATTCGCAGGTAGTCAGCTCCCAAATCAACGGAGACTACCAAACGCGAGACCCTCTACTCCAACAATACCTAGCCAAGGTGAACGAACTGAAAGAAGGGTTCAACCACATCACCATACGACACATTCCCAGAGAACGAAATGCCAGAGCAGATCTGCTCtccaaactagccagcaccaaatcaGGACACGACAACAAATCGCTAATTCAGGAAATCGTTAAATCACCATCCATATCCACAACGGCTAACGCTTGCCTGACACTCTCCAGCCGAGGATCATGGACCTACCCTATCCTACAATACCTCCTCAACGGAACACTACCCGAAgaccccaaagaggaaaaatggaCGAAAAGGGAAGCCGCCAACTACACGGTCGTCGCAGGACAACTGTACAAACGTGGATTCTCGCAACCCCTCCTCAAATACGTCGAACCCGGGGACACGGAGTACATACTCCGCGAAATCCACGAAGGTTGTTGCGGTCACCATATCGAAGGAAAAACCCTTGCCCAGAAAGTCATCTGGGCCGGGTACTTCTGGGCCACG AGAGTTCCTAGAAGGACTACGTATATCCCACCGCTtcagctcggtagaacaccccaAACAAATGGACAGGTAGAATCCGCAAACAAAATAATCGTCAAAGGACTCAAGAAGCGACTCAACGAAGCCAAAGGACTATGGGTCGATGAACTCGGATCGGCCCTATGGTCATACCGAACAACACCCCAAACGACCACGGGGGAAACACCTTTCCGGTTAACATACGGTGTGGAGGCCGTCATCCCAGTAGAGATAGGAGACCCAAGCCATAGAAAAACGGTCAGAGGTAACGACGAGGAGGCGGGACGAGACCTCATCAACGAAGAAAGAAGCATAGCTCATGTCAGAGAGCTAGCCCTAAAACAAAGAATCAGCTTAAGGTACAACCACGGCATCATCAAACGAGAATTCGCACCCgacgacctcgtcctacgacgaaATGACATCGGAGCCCCAACCCCAGGGGAAGGAAAACTCACCCCCAATtgggaaggaccatacagaatcAAAGCCACAATCGGAAGGGGAGCATACAAGCTCAAACGACTTAACGGCGACGAAATTCCGAGGACATGGAACGCCACCAACTTACGATGCTACTACACTTAG